In Sporosarcina psychrophila, a genomic segment contains:
- a CDS encoding branched-chain amino acid aminotransferase produces the protein MTNHVITVTLSESKKQKPQSDQLEFGRVFTDHMFVADYCEGQGWTDHRIIPYAPLEMDPAATVFHYGQTIFEGLKAYVGKEGQVLLFRPEENMRRMNKSSERLCMPAFNEEIAIEALEKLISIDKDWIPVTEGTSLYIRPFMVATEPYLGVSPSKKYKFIIILSPVGSYYKEGIHPVKILVENEYVRAVAGGTGTAKTAGNYASGLRAQEIASKKGYSQVLWLDGVERKYIEEVGSMNVFFKINGEVITPILNGSILEGITRKSILQLLRHWDIPVVERKISMEELRSAHQAGTLEEAFGTGTAAVVSPIGELNWGDDIMVVNNNQTGELSKKLYETLTGIQTGKVEDSFGWVVEVTDTVKV, from the coding sequence TGGCTGACTATTGTGAAGGCCAAGGCTGGACGGATCATAGAATCATTCCATATGCACCACTTGAAATGGATCCGGCGGCAACCGTTTTTCACTATGGTCAAACAATTTTTGAAGGATTAAAAGCCTATGTAGGCAAAGAGGGGCAAGTATTGTTATTCCGCCCAGAAGAAAACATGCGTCGCATGAACAAATCGAGTGAACGCTTATGCATGCCAGCTTTCAATGAAGAAATTGCAATCGAAGCTTTAGAAAAATTAATTTCTATCGATAAAGACTGGATTCCAGTAACAGAAGGAACTTCCCTGTACATAAGACCATTCATGGTTGCGACTGAACCCTATCTTGGCGTTTCACCATCGAAGAAATATAAATTCATCATTATCCTTTCTCCTGTTGGATCGTATTATAAAGAAGGAATTCATCCCGTTAAAATTCTCGTTGAAAATGAGTATGTGCGTGCAGTAGCAGGCGGAACTGGAACGGCAAAAACAGCCGGTAACTACGCGTCCGGGCTAAGAGCACAAGAAATAGCAAGCAAAAAAGGTTATTCACAAGTTCTTTGGCTTGATGGTGTAGAAAGAAAGTATATAGAAGAAGTGGGAAGTATGAACGTCTTCTTCAAAATTAACGGTGAAGTTATTACACCAATATTAAATGGCAGTATTTTAGAAGGAATTACGAGGAAGTCAATCCTTCAATTACTGAGGCATTGGGATATTCCGGTTGTTGAACGTAAAATATCCATGGAAGAACTTCGTTCAGCACACCAAGCAGGTACTTTAGAGGAAGCTTTCGGAACAGGAACGGCAGCAGTTGTTTCACCAATTGGAGAACTAAATTGGGGCGATGACATAATGGTCGTTAATAATAATCAAACCGGTGAATTATCTAAAAAACTGTATGAGACACTAACGGGTATTCAAACCGGTAAAGTGGAAGATTCATTCGGGTGGGTAGTTGAAGTCACTGACACGGTAAAAGTATAA